From the genome of Planctomycetia bacterium:
TCGCTGCACAAAGCAATCGCCAATGCTACCTGTGCTCGGAACGGTTGCAAATGGAGGCTTAATTAGATTGGTGTATTCAAAGAACCCGTAGCAGCCGTTGTATTCGCCAGACGATGACACTACAAGAGCGTCACCAGACTCTAACCCTTCCTTACTATGAAGCTCTCTCTGGCCATAATAGACATAGAAATAGTTGCCGAGCAATCCCGGCTCGCCATCGATCGTGAACGCTTTTCGTCCGGTGATTGTCGAATAAGGACGCCCTGCCAAACTACCGTTATCTAAACGCTGATAAAACATCGCGAGGCGATCGGCAAAGTATGAATGCAGCGATGCGTCGCTACGGAACATCGTGTCCACTTCGCGCCTGATGTGCGATTCGCTTGCTACGGCGGATTCGATGTACGCGCCAGGTGACCAATCTTGTGTTTTCGTATCTAGCGTCCGCCAACTTCGCCAACCAGCTAACTCCGTTCGATTGTGCAAGGCGTCCAGTGTTTCAGTCAATTGCTCGCCTGGCTGGTCCACTCGAACGTTCTTTTTCAGTCGATAACCATCGTTCTCGATCCGTGCAAAAAAAATCTTATTGTCAGGCTTGTGCTTTACGCCCTTTTCGAGAATTGCAATATTGGTATATGCGGTCGCGTACGGCTCAAAAAGTTCATTGGGCAGTTTGATTACTGCTTGCAAGGTGTTGTCACGCAGAACGTGATGTCTCCACTTCTTTTTAACGCCGGTCTTTCCAAGCATGGACGCCGGAACGACCATCGCTGCCACCCCGCGCACACGGAGGGCTTCGAGCGCGCGATCCACAAACTTCTCTGGCTGATCGTCACTTTTTTTGTGAGGGAACGGCGGATTGCCCAAGACAATATTAGCTTTGCTTTCAGGATACCGCGGGTCAGTGAAGCAGTTGCCCTTAACAACTCCGCTCGTTCCATCTCCGCGCAAAATCATGTTCGCCACACACAGACCGGCTGTAAGCGGGTCGCTTTCAAATCCCCACAAGTGGCCACTTACTAGGTTGCGAATTTGCTTGGGCGTCAATTGTCGCCCGCCGATCATTCTGTAAAGGCTCGCGATTAGAAACCCGCCAGTGCCGCATGAAGGATCAACGATAACGTCCTTCTCCCGCACGTCCACAAGATCGGCCATAAACCGGGTGATGTGGCGTGGCGTGAAGAATTGGCCAATTGTGTTTGCGCCGGTGTAGCGAAAGAAGTGCTCGTAAAGTGCCCAAGATAGTCGTGCGACCCCGTTAAGGTTGGCACATTAAGCAGACGAAGAATGCGGATAATCTTGTGTGCTTCGTTTTGAAGAGTTTCGTTTGCCTCATCAAGCGTAAGACTGTCTTCAACCTCTGATTTGCCAGCCTCTCGGAATGCCTTGCGGCAAGCGGTGTTGATTTCCGTCAGAACATATTCAGACTGATTGGTGATCTTTCCGCCGGTCCGCGAAAGCGCCAGCATGAAAGCTGCTACAACGGCAGGGCGACGCGCATCACTAATATGGCATTCACGTAGAACGCGATTGATCTCGTCTGCCTTGGCCTCAAGCACTTCGGGTGGCGGCACCTCTGGATCAAGAGCAAATAAGTCGGGATTATGAAGAAGCCTTTGCGTTTCGTCTGGCGTTGGCAGCCATTCGATTGGGCTTTTGCGATACTCGATCGGACGCCAGTGCCCGTTCTCTGGTTTCTGCACGCGGACTTCGATGTGCTCTTCCGCGCTGCCGGCAATGCCTACAGCCAACACGTCAATGCCTTTGCGAATAAATTCGCGCGCGTAGTTGCCAGCTTCTTTGCAAGCCAAGTCGATTCGATTGGGATCTGCTTTGGTTTCACCGATCATTAGCGGCAGGGACCGGCTCCGATCTATGACGATGAAGTCAGGATACCCCTCGCTGTCGCCACTCTTTGATGCTAGGGCGAGGCAATCAGTCAGTTGTGGAAAGTCGCGGTACTCGTTGCGCCAAAGCAGATTTCCCTTTGGTGGGCGCGCAATATCCCACCCGCGAATTTGTAACAGTTCGCGCGCGGCTACTTCTGCCCGACCTTCGGATACTCGTGCCAAAGCGCAGCTCCTGTCGCCCGACCGTTCCAACGGCGAACGGTATTCTGAACGACCATTCTCGCAGGTCGCCACCGATGGGTCAACACCTCGGGCTCCGCCCTACGGCACTAGCCAATGAATCGGTTCTCCCGGTGGTTTGCCTGCAATTCAGCCGGGCTGACGATAAAGCAGCCGTTTGCCTTCAATCTGCTTAATCGCTTCCATAGTGCGTGCCATGTCGTTGATTTTGCGATGATCCCACCGGAAATCGAACTCATCGCAGTAGCGCTGAAGATGCTTCTTGCTGACATGATGAAAGGTCCCGTACAACCCACGCTTGATCAGGGCGAAGCTGCTCTCTGCCGTGTTCGTGCTCTCGCCGTTCGGCCCGACGTACTGATGAACAGCGTGGGTGACGACGCCGTGACCGCCAGCGTACTCGCCACCGATGCCCTTATAGCTGGAGTTTTCGTCGGTCATGATCGCGGCTGATTGGTGGACGTGCTCGCGGATCGTGGCCTTGAGAGTTGAAGCGGTCACGTCGCAGATAACGCGAGTGCGCTTGCGGCCGCCGCGCTCGACAAGGGTCTGGATCGGCTGCTTGCTCGTGCCGCGACCGCGCTTGTGCGGGCCGGTCAACTTGCGGGGCTTGCCTCCGCAGTAAGCCTCATCGACCTCGACGGTGCCGGTCAACTGAAAGGTGCCGTCGTCACGCATCGCAAGGCGAATGCGGTGGCACATGAACCACGCTGTCTTATACGTCACGCCGATTTCGCGGTGAAGTTGGTGGGCGCTGATGCCCTTCTTGCTGGCACACATGCGAGCGAAGGCGTAGACCCAATCGCGCAGCGGAATCGGGCTGTCCTCGAAAATCGTGCCGACGCGAACGGTGAACTTCTGGCGGCAATCACGGCACTTGATCAAGCCCTTAACGCCAGCAGCACCGCCAAGCTTCACGACGTTGACGCTGCCGCAGTGGACGCAGCCGGGGCCTTGCGGCCAGCGGACAGCCTCAATCATGGCGCGGGCTTCTTCTTCGGAAAGGCGGGTGAGATGTGCGGCGTTCGTATCCATGGGCTAAAGTGTAGATGAAAGACTATGGTCTGTCAAGTATATAATTCCGAAAAATAACCCGCGCTGCTGCAGAACTGCAACAACGCGGGCTTCCGGGGGCTTGGTTGGCGTCAGGTAAAACCAACACCTGACGCAGGTATCTTAATTTTCGAGGACTAGGGTGTCAATCCCTATTTCATACAAAAATCGTCGTTTTCAGCGCAAAACCCAAAAAAGATTCCATCGAATGACGTTTCATGCTTACCGGTGCAGTCAAGCTTGGCCACAAAGTCAAGAGTTGACGGCCACTTACACAGCTACCTCGCTAGGCGGCGGCGGGGTCGCGCACCTCCGGGATTTCCTTGAACACCGGCCGTGTCGGGTCGAGGCACTCGATCAGGAACGCCATCCGCTCGGTGAACCGACCCAGGTGCCCCACAAACCAGCCCGCCAACGACGGGTGCCGCGACAGCCGGTTCACCTGCTCGATGATCGCCTCCTCCGGCCGGCCTTCGGCATCCAACGGCACACACTGAATAAGCAGGATTCCGGCTCGGTCAGCGGCCTCATAAAGCAGGTCCGAGCCCCAGTGCCCGCGCACGATCATCAGCGAGTCGCCCGTCACCGGCAGCAGGTGCCGCTCATGCACCAGGTCCACCGGCACCACCGCGCCGATGTTGCACGCCTGCCCGTTCACCGACAGCGCGGTGTCGCCGGGCAACCGCCAGTGCCGCACGCTGGTCAGGCCAAACGTGCCGGTCCAACGGTCCGCCGGCTCATCGTCGACCATCAGGTTCACGCTCAATTTATAGAGAGGCTGGTCGCCCATCCCCGCCGGCCACCAGCGCCGCGGCTCGACGATGCGCACCTTCACCGAACCGTTGTCAGAGCGCGGCATCAGGTGGATCGCCTCTTCATCGTGGAAGCCGTCTTCGGTGTCGACATCGACGCGCACCTGCACATCGCGCGGCAGGCGGGACACCGCCCCGAAGCGCCGCCGGGCCAGCGCCGCCAGCGGCAGCGGCTGCTGAAGGTTCACCATCACTTCGACCACCGCCTGCTCTTCGTCGACGTAGCGGACGAGCGGGCGGATGGATGAGAACCGAGTGCTGCTGGCGGGAGCGTTCATGGGGCGGCCCTCCATTTCACTGTTCAATCATTCAGAAAAAACCGCGAGGAAAAAACTTGCTTGCCGTTAAATCTTACGATTATGGTGACGTAGTCAACGCGGGCTGAATCATTTTTTCAATAAAACCCAACTTCAAATTACCGGACGCTGGCATACGCAAAACACACGTCACTGTTATCGGTCGGTCCGGCCTACCTGTTGTACGAGCCAACCCTGCGATCATTGCCAAACTGCAGTTTTCGGTGGGTCACGGCGGTTGGTGCGAATGAACCGCTTCCGGCGACATCACAGATGGCGCGGCTCCGGCTTCTTTCAAAAATGGAGAGATTAACAGCGAAAGTGATGCGTTCGTAGGGTCCGCTGTGCGGACCGTTCTTCATTCGCGTTGTGAACTGATGGTCCGCACAGCGGACACTACGGAGCGCGGATACTCAAATGAAATGATGAACAAAAGACGCCGCAGAGATGACGCCGACTCACTTCTGCTCCTGCTTCTTCTCTTCTTCCTTCACCGCCGTTAGCCGCAGCACGATCTTGGTGCCCGTCGCCGGGATCACTTTCGAGTTCGCGCCCCACGCGTCGTTGCCGCCGCCGCCCTCCTGCCCGCCGCGCTTGTCGGTCACCCGCGACAGCACCTCATCCCCGAAGTTCACCAGCGACAGAATGTTCCCTTCGATGTCCGCCACGTAAACCGAGGCCCCGTCCGCCAGCTTGTGCTCGCGCGACCCGGTGAACAGCCAGATGTTGTCCGCCAGCGGCTTCTTCGTCTTCTGATCGAGGATCCATTCGTGGGCCCCGACCTCCACCGTCTTCCCGTCCTTCTCGTACCGCACCGTCACCGCGACCTTCGGCCCGTGCGGCGCGTGATACTTCCATTCCTCGTTCACCCGCTCGGCCCGCAGCGGCTTGCCCGGTGTCAAACCGATCAGCAGCAGCGCGCCATGAATGTGGCTCGGCTTCGCCGCCAGGCTGATGATCGACTCGTGCTCCCGCGACTTGGGCATGCACGCCAAGAGCTCCAGCCAATCCGCCTGGAGCGGCAGGATGATCTTGCCTTCCACATCGACGGTCTTGTTCTTGCGATCGATGGTGATGCCCGGCAGCTGCGCCTCGGGCGCCTCGCGCTGCGGCCCCTTGGGCGCATCTTCCGCAAGCACACCTGCCGGCGCGAGCGACAACAGCACC
Proteins encoded in this window:
- a CDS encoding YdjY domain-containing protein; the encoded protein is MPSSIDQRAFIFVAVAVLLSLAPAGVLAEDAPKGPQREAPEAQLPGITIDRKNKTVDVEGKIILPLQADWLELLACMPKSREHESIISLAAKPSHIHGALLLIGLTPGKPLRAERVNEEWKYHAPHGPKVAVTVRYEKDGKTVEVGAHEWILDQKTKKPLADNIWLFTGSREHKLADGASVYVADIEGNILSLVNFGDEVLSRVTDKRGGQEGGGGNDAWGANSKVIPATGTKIVLRLTAVKEEEKKQEQK
- a CDS encoding IS1595 family transposase, with product MDTNAAHLTRLSEEEARAMIEAVRWPQGPGCVHCGSVNVVKLGGAAGVKGLIKCRDCRQKFTVRVGTIFEDSPIPLRDWVYAFARMCASKKGISAHQLHREIGVTYKTAWFMCHRIRLAMRDDGTFQLTGTVEVDEAYCGGKPRKLTGPHKRGRGTSKQPIQTLVERGGRKRTRVICDVTASTLKATIREHVHQSAAIMTDENSSYKGIGGEYAGGHGVVTHAVHQYVGPNGESTNTAESSFALIKRGLYGTFHHVSKKHLQRYCDEFDFRWDHRKINDMARTMEAIKQIEGKRLLYRQPG
- a CDS encoding N-6 DNA methylase, whose translation is MGQFFTPRHITRFMADLVDVREKDVIVDPSCGTGGFLIASLYRMIGGRQLTPKQIRNLVSGHLWGFESDPLTAGLCVANMILRGDGTSGVVKGNCFTDPRYPESKANIVLGNPPFPHKKSDDQPEKFVDRALEALRVRGVAAMVVPASMLGKTGVKKKWRHHVLRDNTLQAVIKLPNELFEPYATAYTNIAILEKGVKHKPDNKIFFARIENDGYRLKKNVRVDQPGEQLTETLDALHNRTELAGWRSWRTLDTKTQDWSPGAYIESAVASESHIRREVDTMFRSDASLHSYFADRLAMFYQRLDNGSLAGRPYSTITGRKAFTIDGEPGLLGNYFYVYYGQRELHSKEGLESGDALVVSSSGEYNGCYGFFEYTNLIKPPFATVPSTGSIGDCFVQRLPCGVTDDCLLLFPKPGVPIEMLYVAAAVVRTESWRFSYGRKITPSRMARFKMPLVDGLLDWIKRRMSEANSLGKTIVDALADERGIKEEFSRLLVQWEQERPRGANVEAMASHPVYQSIIGMGLSAVPLLLAELKCKPSHWFAALNAITGANPVPPEDAGKVKRMVAAWIEWGTQRGYINDVDRSAVR